From Campylobacter suis, a single genomic window includes:
- a CDS encoding metallophosphoesterase family protein has protein sequence MKILHATDLHYNAVWFEYLKSVEACFEAICISGDLLDECSDVSLYDQILDIKAWLGKFSKPVFVCSGNHDISLLYEEGWINEMANVYGDDSIITLNGVCFGCVPYVGASLDKFSECDVLLAHVPPYKTPVSRDIKSGRDYGDKSLFSAVDEGAINPKVLLCGHIHEPKANVCKLKNTTIYNPGCEFGKSTPKICEVVV, from the coding sequence GTGAAAATACTACACGCGACAGATCTTCACTATAACGCTGTTTGGTTTGAGTATCTTAAGAGCGTGGAGGCTTGCTTTGAGGCCATTTGTATAAGTGGCGACTTGCTAGATGAGTGCAGTGATGTGAGTTTATATGATCAAATTTTAGACATTAAGGCGTGGCTTGGCAAGTTTTCAAAACCCGTATTTGTCTGTAGTGGCAACCACGATATAAGCTTGCTTTATGAAGAGGGCTGGATAAATGAGATGGCAAATGTTTATGGCGATGATAGTATCATCACGCTAAATGGCGTTTGCTTTGGCTGTGTGCCTTACGTGGGGGCAAGTCTTGATAAATTTAGCGAGTGCGATGTACTTTTAGCTCATGTTCCGCCGTATAAAACGCCCGTTTCAAGGGATATAAAAAGCGGGAGAGACTATGGAGATAAAAGCCTTTTTAGCGCAGTTGATGAAGGTGCGATAAATCCTAAAGTGCTACTTTGCGGACATATCCATGAGCCAAAAGCAAATGTTTGCAAGCTAAAAAATACCACGATTTACAACCCCGGCTGTGAGTTTGGCAAAAGTACACCAAAAATTTGCGAAGTGGTGGTGTGA
- a CDS encoding metallophosphoesterase yields MIYFTSDLHFGHSSVMGFHPCFRRFSSVDEMDKRLINIWNDRVSPADTVYNLGDISFHKDMEKNISIFKKLNGKHVLILGNHDLAIKAKQDELLSIKKLDGNALFEEICEYKDTVIEHAGHKHRLVMFHYPIVEWNSGHRSSIHLYGHLHANMAPIKGRAMNVGYDLHGKILDFNEIYEYIKVVEPFKHSEHRMFSEDDDIDTRSLSIMQMIEEINKA; encoded by the coding sequence ATGATATATTTTACAAGCGACTTGCATTTTGGGCATAGTAGCGTTATGGGCTTTCACCCGTGTTTTAGGCGATTTAGTAGTGTTGATGAGATGGATAAAAGGCTGATTAATATATGGAATGACAGGGTAAGTCCTGCCGATACCGTGTATAATCTTGGTGACATTAGCTTTCATAAGGATATGGAGAAAAATATCTCGATATTTAAAAAACTAAACGGCAAGCATGTGCTTATTTTGGGTAATCACGACCTAGCCATAAAGGCCAAACAAGATGAACTACTATCCATAAAAAAGCTTGATGGTAATGCGCTGTTTGAAGAAATTTGCGAGTATAAGGACACGGTGATAGAGCATGCGGGGCATAAGCACCGCCTTGTGATGTTTCACTACCCGATAGTTGAGTGGAATAGCGGACATAGATCAAGCATCCATCTATACGGGCATTTGCACGCAAATATGGCTCCTATAAAGGGTCGCGCGATGAATGTCGGGTATGATCTACATGGCAAAATTTTAGACTTTAATGAAATATATGAGTATATAAAGGTTGTGGAGCCGTTTAAACATAGCGAGCATAGAATGTTTAGCGAAGATGATGATATAGACACTAGATCGCTTAGCATAATGCAGATGATAGAAGAGATAAATAAAGCATAA
- a CDS encoding antitoxin yields the protein MQEIKANLTASISELKKSPAQIISEAGNEVVAILNHNIVSSYLVPSGVFESMAKKVELYDALNVAKKTTHSFEM from the coding sequence ATGCAAGAGATAAAGGCAAATTTGACAGCAAGCATAAGCGAGCTTAAAAAATCACCCGCGCAAATCATCAGCGAAGCAGGCAATGAAGTGGTAGCTATACTAAATCACAACATAGTAAGCTCTTACCTAGTGCCAAGTGGCGTGTTTGAAAGCATGGCTAAAAAAGTGGAACTATATGACGCTTTGAATGTGGCTAAAAAAACAACGCATAGTTTTGAAATGTAG